A genomic stretch from Desulfotignum balticum DSM 7044 includes:
- a CDS encoding CooT family nickel-binding protein, whose amino-acid sequence MCESNVYLKENGAETLIMENVAAITPAGEHRFILRGLLGEQQEVSGIIEDINLMGHKIILKPA is encoded by the coding sequence ATGTGTGAATCCAATGTATATTTAAAGGAAAACGGCGCAGAAACGTTGATCATGGAAAACGTGGCCGCCATCACCCCGGCCGGTGAACACCGGTTCATTCTCAGAGGGTTGCTGGGGGAACAGCAGGAGGTATCCGGCATTATTGAAGACATCAATCTGATGGGGCATAAAATCATTCTTAAACCTGCCTGA
- a CDS encoding M23 family metallopeptidase, with the protein MSNFKQYLAAVALANRLGPDIEWVFHPGMLPESKRKWWGDFKTRPAAHEGIDICFYRTGTGPIRQLPAGARVPAWSSGTVLNICDDFLGTTLVVAPQAFVSERTRILEVYSHLSVCNEITPGTGLGAGQIIAQTADTHATGSVLPPHLHLSCIEVPAHIQADALNWTLFPRRDNVNVINPVFME; encoded by the coding sequence ATGTCTAATTTCAAACAATACCTGGCGGCAGTGGCATTGGCCAACCGCCTGGGGCCTGATATTGAATGGGTGTTTCATCCGGGAATGCTGCCGGAAAGCAAGCGTAAATGGTGGGGGGATTTTAAAACCCGCCCTGCGGCCCACGAAGGCATTGATATCTGTTTTTACCGGACAGGAACCGGACCGATCCGGCAACTTCCTGCAGGCGCACGGGTGCCGGCCTGGTCATCGGGAACCGTGCTCAACATCTGCGATGATTTTCTGGGCACCACCCTGGTGGTGGCACCGCAAGCCTTTGTGTCGGAGCGCACCCGAATTCTGGAAGTCTACTCCCATTTGTCTGTTTGTAACGAGATCACACCCGGCACGGGTCTTGGGGCGGGACAGATCATTGCTCAAACCGCTGATACCCATGCCACAGGATCGGTGCTGCCCCCCCACCTGCATCTGTCCTGTATCGAGGTGCCGGCCCATATTCAGGCAGACGCGCTGAACTGGACCCTTTTTCCCCGGCGTGACAACGTCAATGTGATAAATCCGGTTTTTATGGAATGA
- a CDS encoding AAA family ATPase, translated as MYKSFYGLGTSPFQISTDPTFLWLGEKHREAIAMLKYGIQVDDHTGMVLLTGDTGTGKTTLINALFKSLDRTVIRAAIKNPSMSGIDFFNYIAASFGNNTLFATKSRFLLGFDQFLNNAAAKKRKVLLVIDEAQVLTDELLNEIRLLANFEKDGRSLIHIFLVGQQELREHLTRPANKALAQRITLNYHIDPLIPEETREYIQYRLQVAGTSKPLFSSEAIQRVHRFSRGLPRQINILCDHALLTGYVKNLEQISGQVIDECAGELSISRFPEPHTNQSVTELSSDHKDPGPEPVSESKSKPVPPASRPRPASKAILKKERTHLTEEPSQKPAKPSRRKYLVIIAVVVLTGVAAAGLFFF; from the coding sequence ATGTACAAATCATTCTACGGACTTGGGACCAGCCCCTTCCAGATCAGTACGGACCCCACATTCCTATGGCTGGGAGAAAAACACCGGGAAGCCATTGCCATGCTCAAATACGGCATCCAGGTGGATGACCATACCGGCATGGTGCTGTTGACCGGGGATACGGGTACCGGAAAAACCACGTTGATCAATGCCTTGTTCAAATCTCTGGATCGCACCGTGATCCGGGCTGCCATCAAAAATCCCAGCATGAGCGGCATTGATTTTTTTAATTATATTGCCGCATCCTTTGGAAATAACACCCTGTTTGCCACCAAAAGCCGGTTTCTGCTTGGGTTTGACCAATTTTTAAATAATGCGGCCGCCAAAAAAAGAAAAGTGTTGCTGGTCATTGATGAAGCCCAGGTGCTCACGGATGAACTGCTCAATGAAATCCGGCTTCTGGCCAATTTTGAGAAAGACGGCCGAAGCCTGATACATATCTTTCTGGTGGGACAGCAGGAATTAAGAGAACATCTGACCCGGCCGGCAAACAAGGCGCTGGCACAGCGGATCACCCTGAATTACCACATTGATCCCTTGATACCTGAAGAAACCCGGGAGTACATCCAATACCGGCTTCAGGTGGCCGGCACGTCCAAACCGCTTTTTTCTTCGGAAGCAATTCAGCGGGTGCACCGGTTTTCCCGGGGACTGCCCCGGCAGATCAATATCCTTTGTGACCATGCCCTGCTCACCGGTTATGTGAAAAACCTTGAGCAGATCTCCGGACAAGTGATTGATGAATGTGCCGGGGAACTGTCCATTTCCCGGTTTCCGGAACCGCATACAAACCAAAGTGTTACCGAGCTTTCTTCTGATCACAAAGACCCCGGACCTGAACCGGTCTCTGAATCAAAATCCAAACCTGTTCCCCCCGCTTCACGCCCCCGGCCGGCATCCAAAGCCATTCTCAAAAAAGAACGGACCCATCTGACTGAAGAGCCATCCCAAAAACCGGCAAAACCATCCCGCCGGAAATATCTGGTCATCATTGCCGTCGTGGTTTTAACAGGCGTGGCCGCCGCCGGGCTGTTTTTCTTTTGA